From Pseudanabaena sp. PCC 6802, one genomic window encodes:
- a CDS encoding integron integrase — MTEPQPPRLLDRVRQVIRLKHMSLKTEKSYVYYAKDFILFHDKRHPKDMGVPEIRSYLSHLAIDKNVAASTQNVARNALLFLYQQVLQIDLPFLDGIEPAKRPQRLPVVFTRTEVKAILDNLEDEYHLMASLLYGSGLRLTECLNLRVKDIDFEYRQIIVRSGKGNKDRMTMLPTSTIIPLKLQLEKAKLIHHRDLAQGFGAVYLPNALEQKYPNANREWSWQFVFPSAKRSIDPRTGIVRRHHIYEDSLQRAMKAAIRKAGITKHGSCHTLRHSFATHLLEDGYDIRTVQELLGHKDIRTTMIYTHVLNRGGRGVRSPLDA; from the coding sequence ATGACTGAGCCACAACCACCACGATTGCTCGATCGCGTACGTCAAGTTATTCGTCTCAAGCACATGAGCTTAAAGACCGAAAAATCTTATGTTTACTACGCTAAAGACTTCATCCTCTTCCATGACAAACGCCACCCCAAGGATATGGGAGTACCTGAAATTCGGTCTTACCTTTCTCATTTGGCAATAGACAAGAATGTAGCAGCATCAACGCAAAATGTGGCACGGAATGCACTTTTGTTTTTGTATCAGCAAGTTTTACAAATTGACTTACCCTTCTTGGATGGAATTGAGCCTGCCAAACGTCCGCAAAGACTTCCTGTCGTGTTTACCCGCACTGAAGTGAAAGCTATTCTAGACAATTTGGAGGATGAGTATCACCTGATGGCGAGTTTGCTTTACGGGTCAGGACTGCGTCTTACAGAGTGCTTAAATCTACGGGTAAAGGATATCGACTTTGAGTATCGACAGATTATAGTACGTAGCGGTAAAGGCAATAAAGACCGCATGACAATGCTGCCAACCTCAACAATTATCCCGCTCAAGCTGCAACTGGAAAAAGCCAAACTCATACATCACAGGGATTTAGCACAAGGATTTGGAGCAGTATATTTACCCAATGCATTAGAACAAAAGTATCCAAATGCAAATCGCGAATGGTCGTGGCAATTTGTATTCCCCTCAGCAAAGCGCTCAATCGATCCCCGCACTGGGATAGTCCGCCGCCATCATATCTACGAAGATTCACTACAACGTGCTATGAAAGCGGCAATTAGAAAAGCAGGAATTACTAAACATGGCAGTTGTCATACTCTCCGACACAGTTTTGCTACGCATCTATTGGAGGATGGCTATGATATCCGCACCGTACAGGAATTATTGGGGCACAAAGATATTCGCACAACAATGATCTACACGCACGTCCTCAATCGCGGGGGGCGAGGCGTACGCAGCCCGCTAGATGCATAG
- a CDS encoding restriction endonuclease translates to MLRKDGKKLEELVAEIEKIVARAGKTVEVNKRFYDDQGVQVAEFDIFITFLSDLGGHKWLIECRDRPSQGAAPGSWIEQLIGRKFLHQLDRVIAVSTTDFSPGAKHWAEEGSIELRTVNQVETPESWLCNAVTFLSRTGTFNNCKVNLLNRGLEQSYIDNIVENMPSNPDEILISFEKIDTRLLPRELFQNLCFDDKNMIYKNITPGTSKSIHITCPPDLERTGLMFIEFDNFKVPLENIEFSGEARIEMNTVPFDKIEIYKHSKEAGFIGQRMTCLFETDQEKMKFQFYDVQVEEGRQIAIKADKESKN, encoded by the coding sequence GTGCTAAGAAAGGACGGGAAAAAACTTGAGGAGCTTGTTGCTGAAATTGAGAAAATTGTGGCAAGAGCTGGGAAAACCGTAGAAGTCAATAAACGTTTTTATGATGATCAAGGTGTTCAAGTAGCTGAATTTGATATATTTATCACTTTTTTATCAGATCTAGGTGGTCACAAGTGGCTAATTGAATGCCGGGATCGTCCTTCTCAAGGTGCTGCCCCCGGAAGCTGGATAGAACAACTCATTGGGCGGAAATTTTTGCACCAATTAGATCGTGTCATTGCTGTCTCAACGACAGATTTTTCTCCTGGGGCAAAACACTGGGCAGAGGAAGGAAGTATCGAATTAAGAACGGTCAACCAAGTAGAAACGCCAGAAAGCTGGCTATGTAATGCTGTAACTTTCCTGAGTAGAACAGGTACTTTTAATAATTGCAAAGTGAACTTACTCAATAGAGGATTAGAGCAGAGCTATATTGACAATATTGTAGAAAATATGCCGTCTAATCCAGACGAGATACTCATATCTTTTGAGAAAATAGATACTCGTCTACTTCCAAGAGAGTTGTTTCAAAACCTTTGCTTTGATGATAAAAATATGATTTATAAAAATATAACTCCTGGAACATCTAAATCGATTCATATCACTTGTCCTCCTGACCTCGAAAGAACTGGACTGATGTTCATAGAATTTGACAATTTTAAAGTCCCGTTGGAAAACATAGAGTTTTCTGGCGAGGCAAGAATTGAGATGAATACAGTTCCCTTTGACAAGATAGAAATTTATAAGCACAGCAAGGAAGCGGGGTTTATTGGTCAGAGAATGACTTGTTTGTTTGAAACTGATCAAGAAAAAATGAAGTTTCAATTCTATGATGTTCAAGTAGAGGAGGGTCGCCAAATTGCAATAAAAGCGGATAAGGAATCAAAAAACTAA
- a CDS encoding GNAT family N-acetyltransferase yields MEKLVEIDKTKLIIRKGNRNDIDAITKFNIYGSEETTNQSPPVDDIKVGVSFVLRGHQDFYLVAKYENEYVGQCKVHHHWYDWYDASFWWVEHLYVAKKYRKQGIASMILDEVSKLAKENGYVKKILLHVHQDNHLAIKAYEKWGFDIHDNKLMYWSITNGLS; encoded by the coding sequence ATGGAGAAGTTAGTGGAAATAGATAAAACAAAATTAATCATTCGCAAAGGAAATAGAAATGATATAGATGCAATAACCAAATTTAATATTTATGGTTCCGAAGAAACTACTAATCAATCCCCTCCTGTTGATGACATTAAGGTTGGTGTTTCATTTGTTTTGCGTGGTCATCAAGACTTTTATCTAGTAGCAAAGTACGAAAATGAATATGTTGGTCAATGCAAGGTGCACCACCATTGGTATGACTGGTATGATGCTTCCTTCTGGTGGGTTGAGCATTTATATGTAGCAAAGAAGTACAGGAAACAGGGGATAGCATCAATGATTTTAGACGAGGTTTCTAAGCTTGCAAAAGAAAATGGCTATGTAAAAAAAATTCTTTTACATGTACATCAAGATAATCATCTTGCTATAAAGGCATATGAAAAATGGGGATTTGACATCCATGACAATAAATTGATGTATTGGAGTATCACTAATGGTCTAAGTTAA
- a CDS encoding PatA/PatG family cyanobactin maturation protease: MQLLEHKLNISDLLNALWHETLGNPNICIAVLDGSVDLSHPCFKGSDLTEIQTLVSERSGTGYALQHGTHVASVIFGQHDSPVRGIAPQCRGLIVPVFAEGVKGSLAPCSQLDLARAITQAVEQGANIINISGGQMTQSGQADSLLVRAVQLCAENNVLIVAAAGNDGCQCLHLPAALPTVLAVGAMDAQGLPLDFSNWGDAYQNQGILAPGENILGAVSGGGTALKSGTSFATPIVSGIVALLLSLQLKQGKPPDPQAVRTAILQSALPCNQQIAEDCRRFLAGSLDLAAVETIILKGERTPMSELNSQEMPQPAEANSTGQVEASTAPPVLEKPMVTASAAISSPTQTISANVPAVTPSSSSTSVTPSEGCSCGGGGPMQLVYALGELGFDYGTEARRDSFTQAIPPTTNLLDYLAQNPWEAQSLIWTLNLDATPIYAIMPKGSFASETYARLREFYRNQTNPVEESNRVERVSIPGYIGGSIRLLSGQTVPVIIPEVRGMFSWTVPALINSLVPLAMQAATQAATESERTPPTQEEVTGNLTRKLQEYLERIYYDYRNLGITPQERALNFSATNAFQATVVMLDAGIGDLALDSITVEKSPICRPDSDCYDIKLQFFNLVDNRRSGKVYRFTIDVSDVIPVTIGTVRSWSIAS, from the coding sequence ATGCAGTTACTTGAGCACAAGTTAAATATCTCGGATCTCTTGAATGCTCTTTGGCATGAAACTTTGGGGAATCCCAATATTTGCATCGCTGTTCTAGATGGATCCGTCGATCTGTCTCATCCTTGCTTCAAGGGTTCTGACCTGACTGAGATACAAACTTTGGTGTCGGAGCGTTCCGGTACAGGCTATGCTTTGCAACACGGGACTCACGTTGCCAGCGTCATCTTTGGACAACACGATAGCCCTGTACGGGGAATTGCCCCTCAATGCCGGGGCTTAATCGTTCCGGTGTTCGCCGAGGGAGTAAAAGGTTCGCTTGCCCCCTGCTCCCAGCTTGACCTGGCAAGAGCCATTACCCAAGCCGTCGAGCAGGGAGCCAACATCATTAATATTAGTGGCGGTCAGATGACCCAATCGGGTCAGGCTGACTCTTTATTGGTTCGAGCCGTCCAGTTATGCGCTGAGAACAACGTGCTAATCGTGGCAGCAGCAGGCAACGATGGCTGCCAGTGCCTTCACCTGCCAGCAGCTTTGCCGACGGTTCTGGCTGTAGGGGCAATGGACGCTCAGGGATTGCCTCTCGATTTTAGTAATTGGGGCGATGCCTATCAAAACCAAGGTATCCTCGCCCCAGGCGAAAACATTTTGGGGGCAGTTTCTGGCGGCGGCACAGCCCTGAAAAGTGGCACTAGCTTCGCCACTCCCATCGTCTCTGGTATTGTTGCCCTGCTGTTGAGCCTCCAACTCAAACAGGGAAAACCGCCAGATCCTCAAGCCGTCCGCACAGCCATTCTCCAGAGTGCTTTGCCTTGCAACCAGCAAATTGCCGAAGATTGCCGCCGCTTTTTGGCGGGGAGTCTCGATCTTGCCGCCGTAGAAACTATAATCCTTAAAGGAGAGAGAACCCCTATGTCAGAGCTAAATTCCCAAGAAATGCCCCAACCAGCAGAGGCGAACAGCACGGGTCAGGTGGAGGCTTCAACTGCCCCGCCAGTCCTAGAAAAACCGATGGTGACTGCCTCAGCCGCCATTTCTTCGCCCACCCAGACAATTTCAGCCAACGTACCTGCCGTTACCCCTAGCAGTAGTTCAACTTCGGTTACACCCTCAGAAGGGTGTAGCTGTGGCGGAGGCGGGCCAATGCAGTTAGTTTATGCCCTCGGAGAACTGGGTTTCGACTACGGTACCGAAGCTCGTCGAGATTCCTTTACGCAAGCCATCCCGCCTACCACGAACCTACTGGACTATCTCGCTCAGAATCCCTGGGAGGCACAGTCGCTGATTTGGACACTCAATCTGGATGCCACGCCAATTTACGCGATCATGCCGAAAGGTTCCTTTGCCTCTGAAACTTACGCTCGGCTTCGCGAATTTTACAGAAACCAAACAAATCCCGTCGAGGAGTCTAATCGCGTTGAGCGAGTCTCAATTCCAGGTTATATCGGAGGTAGTATCAGGTTGCTTTCGGGGCAGACCGTTCCCGTTATTATCCCGGAAGTGCGAGGTATGTTCAGTTGGACTGTTCCAGCCTTAATCAACTCGTTAGTGCCACTTGCAATGCAAGCTGCAACGCAAGCTGCAACAGAATCGGAGAGGACACCACCAACGCAGGAGGAGGTGACAGGTAATCTGACACGTAAGCTTCAAGAGTATCTGGAGCGTATCTATTACGACTACCGTAACCTGGGCATTACCCCACAGGAACGGGCGCTAAACTTCTCAGCGACCAATGCCTTCCAAGCGACAGTGGTGATGCTTGATGCAGGAATAGGCGATCTAGCGCTTGACAGCATTACGGTAGAGAAGAGTCCTATTTGTCGTCCCGATTCAGATTGTTACGACATAAAGCTACAGTTTTTTAACCTAGTGGATAACCGAAGATCTGGAAAAGTCTATCGATTCACCATCGATGTCAGCGACGTGATTCCAGTCACTATCGGTACGGTCCGCTCATGGTCTATAGCCAGCTAA
- a CDS encoding Nif11-like leader peptide family natural product precursor, with protein sequence MSIKCVRKFSQIVENNTEIQKSLEAKTDRESLINLAVQIGSEIGLSFTADEVNEYYTEERRKIERASNSIFPAILSNTIRFLQTTISAFPLAGGMRVPPVDTASSICDKLPQHLARLICEKVVNS encoded by the coding sequence ATGTCCATAAAATGTGTGAGGAAGTTTAGTCAGATTGTCGAGAATAATACAGAGATTCAAAAGAGTCTAGAAGCAAAGACAGATCGAGAAAGTTTAATAAATCTCGCTGTGCAGATTGGTTCTGAAATAGGCTTGAGTTTCACAGCCGACGAGGTAAACGAATATTATACAGAAGAGAGGAGAAAAATTGAAAGAGCGTCTAACAGTATCTTTCCGGCGATTCTTAGCAATACGATTAGATTTCTCCAAACAACAATCTCAGCATTCCCCCTTGCAGGTGGGATGCGTGTCCCACCAGTTGATACAGCCTCCAGCATTTGCGATAAACTGCCGCAGCACTTGGCACGTTTAATATGTGAAAAAGTTGTAAATTCCTAA
- a CDS encoding TIGR00300 family protein → MTMPIRFLMCAPDHYDVDYVINPWMEGNIHRSSRALAVEQWQGLHDILKDMAVVDLVPPEKGWPDMVFTANAGLVLGQNVVLSRFFHKERQGEEPYFKAWFESQGYTVFELPKELPFEGAGDALLDREGRWLWAGYGFRSELDSHPYLAKWLDIEVLSLHLIDNRFYHLDTCFCPLSGGYLLYYPGAFDTYSNRAIEMRVAAEKRIAIEEADAVNFACNAVNIETTVVMNKASKSLKSRLADAGFQVIETPLTEFLKAGGAAKCLTLRVTEPVLEDVHASTPVESRTIHMEGHLLDAGIMNQALDLIVGNGGSFQVLNFALGEQRQSISVADVKVSAPSHDVMEEIVTQLIDLGAVPPPQEACDTNIEVCAQRGVAPDDFYVTTIYPTEVRVECEWVKVQNQRMDGAIVVSKTPDGVMATCKILRDLEVGDRVIVGVEGIRTSRKTESREKRNTTAPEFSFMGAGVSSERRVELIVEQIAWELRQIRDRGGRVVVTAGPVVIHTGGAEHLSHLIREGYVQALLGGNAIAVHDIEQALMGTSLGVDMQKGVPVRGGHRHHLKVINTIRRYGSIAKAIEHGVLTRGIMYECVTHNVPFVLAGSIRDDGPLPDTEMDLIKAQEKYAEQIKGADMILMLSSMLHSIGVGNMTPAGVKMVCVDINPAVVTKLADRGSVESVGVVTDVGLFLSLLVQQLESLTSPFQALSA, encoded by the coding sequence ATGACCATGCCAATCCGTTTTTTAATGTGCGCTCCCGACCACTACGATGTCGATTATGTCATTAATCCCTGGATGGAAGGTAATATCCATCGTTCCAGTCGCGCGCTTGCTGTCGAGCAGTGGCAGGGGTTGCACGATATTCTCAAAGACATGGCAGTAGTCGATCTCGTGCCACCAGAAAAGGGCTGGCCCGATATGGTATTTACCGCCAATGCGGGTTTGGTGTTGGGACAAAATGTAGTGCTGAGTCGCTTTTTCCACAAAGAGCGTCAGGGTGAAGAACCCTATTTCAAAGCCTGGTTTGAGTCGCAGGGTTATACGGTATTTGAACTTCCCAAGGAATTGCCATTTGAGGGGGCGGGTGACGCTCTGCTCGATCGCGAAGGTCGTTGGTTGTGGGCGGGCTATGGCTTCCGCTCCGAACTGGACTCACATCCCTATCTCGCTAAGTGGCTGGATATCGAAGTATTATCCCTGCATTTAATCGATAATCGCTTCTATCATTTAGATACTTGTTTTTGTCCCCTGAGTGGCGGCTATTTACTTTACTATCCTGGTGCTTTTGATACCTATTCCAACCGCGCGATCGAGATGCGGGTGGCAGCGGAAAAACGCATCGCGATCGAGGAAGCCGACGCGGTGAATTTTGCCTGCAACGCCGTGAATATTGAGACGACCGTCGTGATGAACAAAGCTAGTAAGTCGCTGAAAAGTCGGCTTGCCGATGCGGGATTTCAGGTCATCGAAACGCCTCTGACGGAGTTTCTCAAAGCTGGGGGTGCGGCAAAATGCCTGACCCTGCGCGTTACGGAGCCAGTTCTGGAAGACGTACACGCCAGCACTCCTGTGGAAAGTCGTACCATCCACATGGAAGGACATTTGCTAGATGCGGGCATTATGAATCAGGCGTTAGACCTGATCGTTGGCAATGGCGGTAGTTTCCAAGTTCTAAACTTTGCGTTGGGCGAACAGAGACAAAGTATCTCTGTTGCTGATGTGAAGGTATCTGCGCCCTCCCACGATGTCATGGAAGAGATCGTGACGCAACTCATCGATCTAGGAGCCGTACCGCCTCCGCAGGAAGCCTGCGATACGAATATCGAAGTGTGCGCGCAACGGGGCGTAGCGCCGGATGATTTCTACGTGACGACAATCTATCCCACCGAGGTGCGGGTAGAGTGCGAATGGGTTAAGGTGCAGAATCAGCGCATGGATGGGGCGATCGTGGTTAGCAAAACGCCCGATGGAGTAATGGCTACCTGTAAAATTCTGAGGGATTTGGAAGTGGGCGATCGCGTCATTGTTGGCGTAGAAGGCATTCGTACCAGTCGTAAAACCGAATCCCGTGAGAAACGCAATACTACGGCTCCAGAATTTAGCTTTATGGGGGCTGGAGTCTCCAGCGAACGGCGAGTAGAGCTAATCGTCGAGCAAATCGCCTGGGAATTGCGGCAAATTCGCGATCGCGGTGGTAGGGTCGTCGTCACCGCTGGTCCCGTCGTCATCCACACGGGCGGTGCCGAGCATCTCTCCCATTTAATCCGCGAAGGCTACGTGCAGGCTTTGTTGGGGGGCAACGCGATCGCCGTGCACGACATCGAGCAAGCGCTGATGGGGACTTCTCTAGGCGTGGATATGCAAAAGGGCGTACCCGTGCGCGGCGGACATCGCCACCACCTCAAGGTAATCAATACAATTCGCCGCTATGGCAGTATTGCCAAAGCGATCGAGCACGGAGTCCTGACCAGAGGCATCATGTACGAATGCGTCACCCACAACGTACCGTTCGTTCTGGCTGGTTCCATTCGCGATGACGGCCCGCTGCCGGATACGGAAATGGATTTGATTAAGGCGCAGGAGAAATATGCCGAGCAAATTAAAGGTGCGGATATGATTCTGATGCTGTCTTCGATGCTGCATTCAATTGGCGTGGGCAACATGACTCCGGCTGGAGTGAAGATGGTATGCGTCGATATCAATCCCGCTGTAGTCACTAAGCTAGCCGATCGCGGCTCCGTGGAATCCGTTGGGGTTGTTACGGATGTAGGTTTATTCCTGAGCCTGCTAGTCCAGCAGTTAGAAAGCCTCACTAGCCCATTCCAAGCTCTTTCTGCTTAA
- a CDS encoding DNA topoisomerase (ATP-hydrolyzing) subunit A: MAKRTEQLNFLAPEPSQGKIVPMDLHAEMQRSYLEYAMSVIVGRALPDARDGLKPVHRRILYAMHELGLLPDRPYRKCARVVGDVLGKYHPHGDQSVYDALVRLVQDFSSRYPVLAGHGNFGSVDNDPAAAMRYTECRLSEIGNDALLSDINDSVIDFTDNFDGSQQEPIVLPSQLPMLLLNGASGIAVGMATNIPPHNLSEVIDGTIALIDRPDLPDEKLFELIPAPDFPTGGIVVDDGGIKEAYTTGRGSITIRGIATFETIEGSKSRRSRTAIVVTELPFQVNKAAWIEKIAELVNLGKLEGIADIRDESDRTGMRVVIELKKEINPDAVLERLYQQTALQTNFGAIMLALVGSQPKQMSLRELLQQFVDFREETLTRSYRHELGKATNRLHIVEGLSSAIARLDVLIEILRQAIDAPSAKLEIQSRLGLSEPQSDAILSMPLRRITGMEQQNLRDEMAELQAQIAQLELLLGDRRELFKAMKKDLRYLKKKHGDARRTRIGWLEPNPPNSSSRKASSSSEAARDLAADDRENNALENTKGGSRSLPPLRLVEIEDTTIQITYKGYIKRQESSTNNGHSPVKPIADDFPIAVYPTRSDRELLTFTSGGKAFALPVSDIPPLAKNSKSKGTPLVTLLPDAADKIVSHLVWERNPETTDNLVLISSQSKIKRSPLADYAGINARGLTVMKLKDDDRLFWAGLVGLDWEIAIATTAGRILRMAADEEQIPTLGRAAAGNPALRLRLTENLVAAMPLNFDINPKLELVLVTAQGYAKRLKADLLRLAPRGSIGSQTMTFRNKQDYLIAAAAIAPHHSQIALLVGNSSDDPQPRILQIPIEELPLQPCNGQGQPIVELSGAAKIVHVELL; the protein is encoded by the coding sequence ATGGCAAAGCGGACAGAGCAATTAAATTTTTTAGCCCCAGAACCATCGCAGGGAAAAATTGTTCCCATGGATCTGCACGCGGAAATGCAGCGATCCTATCTGGAATACGCCATGAGCGTAATTGTAGGGCGGGCGTTACCCGATGCCCGCGATGGCTTGAAACCCGTGCACCGACGCATTCTCTATGCCATGCACGAGTTGGGGCTGCTACCCGATCGCCCCTACCGTAAGTGCGCCAGAGTAGTGGGCGACGTGCTGGGTAAGTACCATCCCCACGGCGATCAATCGGTCTACGACGCGCTGGTGCGTTTGGTGCAGGACTTTTCTAGCCGCTATCCCGTCCTGGCAGGACACGGTAACTTTGGCTCTGTAGATAACGATCCGGCAGCGGCAATGCGCTACACCGAATGCCGCCTGTCCGAAATTGGTAACGATGCCCTCCTGAGCGACATCAATGACTCGGTAATTGACTTTACCGATAATTTCGACGGCTCGCAGCAGGAGCCGATCGTGCTGCCGTCGCAATTGCCGATGCTATTGCTGAATGGTGCGTCGGGGATTGCGGTGGGTATGGCAACCAACATTCCACCCCATAATCTGAGCGAGGTAATTGACGGCACGATCGCTTTAATAGATCGCCCCGATCTCCCCGATGAAAAACTATTCGAGTTAATTCCCGCCCCGGATTTCCCCACTGGCGGCATTGTCGTTGACGATGGCGGCATTAAAGAGGCGTATACGACGGGTAGGGGCAGCATCACCATTCGCGGCATCGCTACGTTTGAGACGATTGAGGGCAGCAAGTCGCGCCGTTCCCGTACTGCCATTGTGGTCACCGAGCTGCCATTCCAGGTGAATAAAGCAGCCTGGATTGAAAAAATTGCCGAATTGGTTAACCTGGGCAAGCTAGAAGGCATAGCTGATATCCGCGACGAGAGCGATCGCACGGGCATGCGGGTGGTAATCGAGCTAAAGAAAGAAATCAATCCCGACGCAGTTTTAGAGCGTTTGTACCAGCAGACGGCACTGCAAACTAATTTTGGCGCGATTATGCTGGCACTGGTTGGCTCTCAGCCCAAACAAATGAGCCTGCGCGAACTATTACAGCAGTTCGTTGACTTCCGCGAAGAGACGCTCACGCGCAGCTATCGCCACGAGTTAGGCAAAGCCACCAACAGACTGCACATAGTCGAAGGTTTATCCAGCGCGATCGCCCGCCTCGATGTTTTGATCGAAATTCTGCGTCAGGCGATCGATGCCCCCTCAGCCAAATTAGAAATCCAGTCCCGCCTGGGTCTGAGCGAGCCGCAGTCCGATGCCATTCTCTCCATGCCCTTGCGCCGCATCACGGGGATGGAGCAACAAAACCTGCGCGACGAGATGGCAGAGCTGCAAGCGCAAATCGCCCAACTGGAATTATTGCTCGGCGATCGCCGCGAATTATTCAAAGCGATGAAAAAAGACCTGCGCTACCTCAAGAAGAAACACGGCGACGCACGCCGCACCCGCATTGGCTGGCTGGAGCCAAATCCTCCTAACTCATCATCCCGCAAAGCCAGTAGTAGTAGCGAAGCAGCGCGAGATCTCGCAGCGGACGATCGTGAAAATAACGCACTCGAAAACACCAAAGGCGGTTCCCGCAGTTTGCCCCCACTGCGGCTCGTAGAGATCGAGGATACGACCATCCAAATTACCTACAAAGGTTATATCAAGCGCCAGGAATCCAGCACCAATAACGGTCACAGTCCTGTCAAGCCGATCGCCGATGACTTCCCCATAGCCGTCTACCCTACCCGCAGCGATCGGGAACTGCTGACATTCACCAGCGGCGGTAAGGCTTTTGCCTTGCCAGTTTCTGATATTCCACCCCTAGCTAAAAACAGCAAAAGTAAAGGCACGCCTCTAGTAACGCTGCTACCCGATGCCGCCGACAAGATCGTGTCTCACCTGGTTTGGGAGCGCAATCCCGAAACCACGGATAACCTGGTCTTAATTAGCAGTCAATCCAAAATCAAGCGATCGCCCCTAGCAGACTATGCGGGCATCAACGCTCGCGGTTTGACAGTGATGAAACTAAAAGATGACGATCGACTTTTCTGGGCAGGTCTAGTGGGTTTAGATTGGGAAATTGCGATCGCCACCACGGCGGGACGCATCCTGCGCATGGCCGCCGACGAAGAACAAATCCCTACGCTCGGACGGGCAGCGGCGGGTAATCCAGCTCTGCGGCTCAGACTCACAGAGAATTTAGTAGCAGCTATGCCTCTGAATTTCGACATCAATCCCAAACTAGAGTTAGTTCTGGTGACGGCTCAAGGTTATGCCAAACGCCTTAAAGCCGATCTCCTTCGCCTCGCACCAAGGGGTAGCATTGGTTCGCAAACCATGACATTTCGGAACAAACAAGATTACTTAATCGCAGCGGCAGCGATCGCTCCCCACCACAGCCAGATCGCCTTATTAGTGGGCAATTCCAGCGACGATCCTCAACCGCGCATCCTCCAAATTCCGATAGAAGAACTGCCTTTGCAGCCATGCAACGGGCAAGGACAGCCCATAGTTGAGTTGAGCGGTGCGGCAAAAATAGTACACGTAGAGCTATTATAA
- a CDS encoding tetratricopeptide repeat protein, whose translation MPKRTTKQWIINIVLIITTLSFLGISIAPLLGGILAPQQAANKPTTTQTSEKEKLKIQIEGFEAVLKREPKNRTALENLAILRIQAGDLKGAIEPLQTLADINPDIADYRLKLAETHLRLKQRDLAIAEYRKILSTKPGELRALDSLIGLELKDKRPEAAIGLLKETIAAADTVNKIQPDSIDKTTVTLMLGDVYLNQKRYEEAKDVFDKLAKQETKDFRPLVGQAQVARAQGDETKASSLFTKAAELAPPQYKDNINKLAAKPPESTTNVAPKPDTTDPKEKTDNKPDKKN comes from the coding sequence GTGCCAAAACGTACTACTAAACAATGGATAATCAATATCGTCTTGATTATTACTACGCTCTCTTTTTTAGGGATTTCGATCGCGCCGCTACTGGGGGGTATTCTAGCACCGCAACAGGCAGCCAATAAGCCTACTACTACCCAAACCAGCGAGAAGGAAAAGTTAAAAATTCAAATTGAAGGCTTTGAAGCTGTCCTGAAGCGCGAGCCTAAAAATCGCACTGCTTTAGAGAATTTAGCCATTCTGCGCATCCAGGCTGGCGATCTTAAGGGCGCGATCGAACCTTTACAAACCCTGGCAGATATTAACCCTGACATTGCGGACTACAGGCTGAAACTGGCGGAAACACACCTGAGGCTGAAACAACGCGATCTTGCCATTGCTGAATATCGTAAAATCCTGAGCACTAAACCCGGCGAACTGCGCGCTCTTGATAGCTTAATTGGTCTAGAGCTGAAAGATAAGCGTCCTGAAGCCGCGATCGGTCTGCTGAAAGAAACGATCGCGGCTGCCGATACTGTCAATAAAATCCAGCCGGATAGCATCGACAAAACTACCGTCACGCTGATGTTGGGTGACGTATACCTCAATCAAAAGCGCTACGAGGAGGCAAAGGATGTCTTCGATAAGCTTGCCAAGCAAGAGACTAAAGATTTCAGACCTTTAGTGGGGCAAGCTCAAGTAGCACGCGCTCAAGGCGATGAAACTAAAGCTAGCTCTCTATTTACGAAAGCAGCCGAATTAGCGCCTCCTCAATATAAAGACAACATTAATAAGCTGGCTGCAAAACCGCCAGAATCAACAACAAACGTGGCACCAAAGCCAGATACGACCGATCCCAAGGAAAAAACAGATAATAAACCTGACAAGAAAAATTAG
- a CDS encoding zinc ribbon domain-containing protein — MAEYFSCPICGADVPIKARACPECGSDEQTGWSEAAKYAHLLPYTGEPELTQSSTPVWQRYVIFAIAVLLTLAFSIAQNMAWIVPAIAAVALICGAAYWLGQKFSNSRRGMERKLYRQLVQRASGDRDLANRLLEYEKQRAPEANRLQLLQNAIYRWDRDRIRY, encoded by the coding sequence ATGGCGGAATATTTTTCTTGTCCTATCTGTGGTGCGGATGTACCCATCAAAGCGCGTGCCTGTCCTGAATGCGGCTCGGACGAGCAAACTGGTTGGTCGGAAGCCGCAAAGTACGCGCACTTGCTGCCATATACAGGCGAGCCGGAACTAACGCAATCCAGCACTCCAGTTTGGCAGCGCTATGTAATTTTTGCGATCGCCGTCCTGTTGACCCTAGCGTTTTCGATCGCGCAGAATATGGCCTGGATCGTGCCCGCGATCGCAGCAGTAGCTCTCATCTGCGGTGCGGCTTATTGGTTAGGTCAAAAATTCTCGAATAGCCGTAGGGGGATGGAAAGAAAACTATACCGACAACTGGTACAAAGAGCCAGCGGCGATCGCGACCTGGCTAACAGACTGCTGGAATACGAAAAGCAGCGCGCTCCTGAAGCTAATCGCTTGCAATTACTGCAAAATGCCATTTATCGTTGGGATCGCGATCGCATTCGGTACTAG